A single Parabacteroides timonensis DNA region contains:
- a CDS encoding glycoside hydrolase family 3 N-terminal domain-containing protein, producing the protein MRKILTILLCAVCLLAGKAQTIPNMYRNVDQAKMNHWVDSVFDSMTYDERIGQLFMVIADPKSDNRNMQRLMRYVNEIKIGGILFHKGNPVTQAEVTNRLQKASRVPMFVSLDGEWGLSMRLSGTTRFPKNMMLGAIENNQLITEYGKEVARQCKEMGIQINFAPDMDVNSNTDNPIIGLRSFGENPQAVAEKGLAYARGLEGEGIISVSKHFPGHGDTSEDSHNTLPSVHHDLARLDSVELYPFKRYIYDGYAGVMTGHLYVPALDKTRNLPSSFSRPIVTGLLKDKLGFRGLCFTDALAMKGATTSKSDNPSVKALLAGNDILLAPAAPINDFTAVKEAIDEGILNIEEVEAKCIKILQYKYITGLNKYKPIEIKGLSERLNSPHAEWLAAKLNAEAITLLKNEADFIPLKQLDKKKIAALSIGSPVGNDFQKMLGRYDSVANFSISRSSTAAQVQQVYKQLEKYDVIICSIHTVRIPESQLLRQLATKKELVYAFFTLPYFCKDYKNSIQKAKAVVMGYEATPLAQEYAAQLIFGGIAAKGKLPVTIPGLYYAGTGLFTEKTRLGYHEPEEVGANPIRLKVIDSIVEEGLEEKAYPGCQVLVAKDGMVIYDKSFGYFDYSQKQPVEENSVYDLASASKAAGTLLAVMKAYDEKKFTLNNKISEYIPELKGSNKKDLNIKEMLYHQSGVVSTINFYLDAIDKDSYKGSLYSREKNATHPVRFDAKTFVRNDFKYLPDLVSDKKKPGFTTEVARNFYLHDSFKDSIIQDIKDSRLGTRGKYVYSCVNFIMLKMMVENQMKQPMDQLLHNNFYSRLGARHTTYNPLKAMDTLQIVPTEDDQFVRRQLVRGYVHDEAAAFQGGVSGNAGLFSNANDLAKVLQLFLNQGKYGNEQYLSTETCRLFTQSKSPTSRRGLGFDKPAVGTHKGSPCGSLTPPSVYGHTGFTGTCFWVDPDNQLLYIFLCNRVNPSRANNKLGALDIRTRIQDAIYKAIDRKSQKD; encoded by the coding sequence ATGAGGAAGATACTTACAATACTGCTTTGCGCTGTATGTTTACTGGCAGGCAAAGCACAGACCATACCGAATATGTACCGCAATGTCGATCAGGCAAAAATGAATCACTGGGTGGATTCGGTTTTCGACTCGATGACTTACGATGAACGGATCGGGCAACTTTTTATGGTAATAGCCGATCCTAAATCGGACAACCGCAATATGCAACGACTCATGCGGTATGTGAATGAAATAAAGATCGGAGGAATTCTTTTCCATAAAGGAAACCCTGTCACACAGGCAGAAGTCACCAACCGGTTGCAGAAAGCATCCCGTGTTCCCATGTTCGTCTCGTTGGATGGAGAGTGGGGCTTGTCGATGCGTCTGAGCGGTACGACTCGTTTCCCCAAGAATATGATGCTGGGGGCGATAGAAAACAATCAATTAATCACCGAATATGGCAAAGAAGTAGCCCGTCAATGTAAAGAGATGGGGATACAGATCAACTTTGCCCCCGACATGGATGTAAACAGTAACACAGACAACCCCATAATCGGACTACGTTCCTTCGGAGAGAATCCGCAGGCAGTAGCAGAGAAAGGTCTTGCTTATGCCCGTGGCCTGGAAGGGGAAGGTATTATCTCTGTTTCCAAGCATTTCCCCGGACATGGAGATACCTCGGAAGACTCACACAACACACTACCTTCCGTCCATCACGACCTGGCCCGTCTCGACAGTGTGGAACTATATCCTTTTAAACGATATATATATGATGGATACGCGGGGGTTATGACAGGACACCTCTATGTCCCGGCACTCGATAAGACCCGTAACCTGCCCTCTTCCTTCTCCCGCCCGATAGTAACCGGATTATTAAAAGACAAACTGGGCTTTAGAGGATTATGTTTCACCGACGCACTGGCCATGAAAGGTGCCACCACCAGTAAATCGGACAACCCTTCGGTAAAAGCACTACTGGCCGGAAATGACATATTATTGGCTCCTGCTGCCCCGATCAATGACTTCACAGCCGTGAAAGAGGCCATAGACGAAGGCATACTTAATATTGAAGAGGTGGAGGCCAAGTGTATAAAGATACTTCAGTACAAATATATTACTGGATTAAACAAATACAAACCGATAGAGATCAAAGGCTTAAGTGAGCGGCTGAACTCACCGCATGCAGAATGGCTGGCTGCCAAACTGAATGCGGAAGCGATCACTTTATTAAAGAATGAAGCAGACTTCATTCCACTCAAACAACTGGATAAAAAGAAGATAGCCGCCCTGTCGATCGGATCTCCCGTAGGAAACGATTTCCAGAAGATGCTGGGCCGTTACGACTCTGTGGCAAACTTCAGTATCAGCCGCAGCTCTACGGCCGCACAGGTACAACAGGTTTACAAACAGCTGGAGAAATATGATGTTATTATTTGCAGCATACACACAGTACGTATTCCCGAAAGTCAGTTGCTCCGCCAGCTGGCGACAAAGAAAGAACTGGTGTACGCCTTTTTCACCCTGCCCTATTTCTGTAAAGATTATAAGAACTCGATACAGAAAGCGAAAGCAGTCGTGATGGGATACGAAGCGACTCCTCTTGCACAAGAGTACGCTGCCCAGTTAATATTCGGAGGTATTGCAGCGAAAGGGAAATTACCTGTTACCATCCCCGGACTTTATTATGCGGGAACCGGTCTCTTTACTGAGAAAACCCGGTTGGGATATCATGAGCCGGAAGAAGTCGGAGCCAACCCCATACGCCTTAAAGTGATCGATTCTATTGTTGAAGAAGGACTGGAAGAGAAAGCCTACCCTGGCTGCCAGGTGCTTGTAGCCAAAGACGGTATGGTCATTTACGACAAATCGTTCGGCTATTTTGATTACAGTCAAAAACAGCCGGTAGAGGAAAATTCAGTCTACGACCTGGCTTCCGCTTCAAAGGCAGCCGGAACATTATTGGCCGTCATGAAAGCTTATGACGAAAAGAAGTTCACGCTCAACAATAAGATATCGGAGTATATCCCGGAGCTGAAAGGCTCTAATAAAAAAGACCTGAATATAAAGGAAATGCTCTACCACCAGTCGGGCGTTGTCTCTACAATCAACTTTTACCTGGATGCTATCGACAAAGACAGTTACAAAGGAAGTCTTTACAGTCGCGAAAAGAACGCTACCCATCCGGTACGCTTCGATGCAAAGACCTTCGTCCGCAACGACTTTAAGTATCTGCCCGACCTCGTATCCGATAAAAAGAAACCCGGTTTCACCACCGAAGTGGCCCGCAACTTCTATCTGCACGACTCCTTCAAAGACAGTATCATACAGGATATAAAAGACTCGCGCCTCGGTACACGCGGTAAATATGTGTACAGCTGCGTCAACTTCATCATGCTGAAGATGATGGTGGAAAACCAGATGAAGCAACCGATGGATCAACTGCTCCACAATAACTTTTACAGTCGTCTCGGAGCACGCCATACCACTTACAATCCATTGAAAGCGATGGATACGTTACAGATTGTCCCCACAGAAGACGACCAGTTCGTACGCCGCCAGCTGGTTCGCGGATATGTGCATGATGAGGCAGCCGCCTTTCAGGGAGGTGTCTCCGGTAATGCCGGATTATTTTCGAATGCCAACGATCTGGCAAAGGTGTTGCAACTGTTCCTCAATCAGGGGAAATACGGTAACGAACAATACCTGTCGACAGAAACCTGCCGGCTCTTCACTCAAAGCAAAAGTCCGACAAGCCGTCGCGGACTGGGTTTCGACAAACCAGCCGTCGGCACGCATAAAGGTTCACCCTGTGGAAGCCTGACGCCACCATCCGTCTACGGCCATACCGGGTTTACCGGTACTTGTTTCTGGGTAGACCCCGATAATCAGTTGCTTTACATCTTCCTTTGCAACCGTGTCAACCCATCGCGAGCCAACAATAAGCTGGGAGCACTGGATATACGAACCCGAATACAAGACGCAATCTATAAAGCAATTGATAGAAAAAGCCAAAAAGATTAG
- a CDS encoding aminotransferase class I/II-fold pyridoxal phosphate-dependent enzyme produces MLFGHGDDFYNSQNEVKINFSSNVWHGANLEKLKEHLIEQFNKLTRYPEPDAASLKRLLARRYEIKEENVVVTNGSITAFYLLAQAWRGAKSMIAVPSFSEYEDACRLHEHEISFFSTTDDLSELSLEGQDFCWICNPNNPDGKLLHRTEMLKLIAANRNTKFIVDQAYVAFTTEDMLKPSDVKNNPNLILIQSISKAYNIPGIRIGYLVASPEIVNEVNKYIIPWSINAIALEASKYILIHPAQFTLPIRKWQRETAELIYQLNKFDNLEVIPSSTTFFLVRLKKGTAAELKKFLWEKYGILIRDASNFRGLDETYFRLSTQTTAENQVLIDAIREWFELED; encoded by the coding sequence ATGCTATTCGGACACGGTGACGACTTTTACAACTCACAAAACGAAGTGAAGATAAACTTCAGCTCCAATGTATGGCACGGTGCCAACCTTGAAAAGCTCAAAGAACATCTGATCGAGCAATTCAATAAACTGACACGTTATCCGGAACCGGATGCCGCCTCACTCAAACGGCTGCTTGCCCGCCGATATGAAATAAAAGAAGAGAACGTTGTTGTGACCAACGGTTCCATCACCGCCTTCTACCTACTTGCACAGGCTTGGAGAGGGGCCAAATCGATGATCGCTGTGCCTTCTTTCTCCGAGTACGAAGATGCCTGCCGCCTGCACGAACATGAGATCAGTTTCTTTTCCACCACCGACGACCTTTCGGAACTCTCGCTGGAAGGACAGGATTTCTGCTGGATTTGTAACCCGAATAATCCGGACGGCAAACTGCTCCACCGCACAGAGATGCTGAAACTGATCGCAGCTAACCGGAACACAAAATTTATTGTCGACCAGGCATACGTTGCCTTTACAACCGAGGATATGTTGAAACCGTCGGACGTAAAGAACAACCCGAACTTGATCCTTATCCAATCTATTTCCAAAGCATACAATATTCCGGGAATACGTATCGGTTATCTGGTAGCTTCACCGGAAATAGTAAACGAAGTAAATAAGTATATCATCCCCTGGTCCATCAATGCGATCGCACTCGAAGCAAGTAAATATATCCTGATCCATCCGGCACAGTTCACATTGCCAATCCGCAAGTGGCAACGCGAAACAGCTGAGCTGATCTACCAATTGAATAAATTCGACAACCTGGAAGTGATTCCTTCGTCGACCACCTTCTTCCTTGTCCGCCTGAAAAAAGGAACGGCTGCCGAATTGAAGAAATTCTTGTGGGAGAAATATGGTATCCTGATACGCGATGCTTCAAACTTCCGCGGGTTGGATGAAACCTATTTCCGCCTGTCTACCCAGACAACAGCAGAGAATCAGGTATTGATCGATGCCATACGCGAATGGTTTGAACTGGAGGACTAA
- the eno gene encoding phosphopyruvate hydratase has translation MKIEKVVGREILDSRGNPTVEVDVLLECGAFGRAAVPSGASTGENEAIELRDGDKKRYGGKGVQKAVDNVNKIIAPAIIGMSALNQREIDHKLIALDGTKTKSKLGANAMLGVSLAVAKAAANYLDQPLYRYIGGTNAYVLPVPMMNIINGGSHSDAPIAFQEFMIRPVGAKSFREGLRMGAEVFHALKKVLHDRGLSTAVGDEGGFAPALNGTEDALGSIMAAIKAAGYEPGKDVTIAMDCASSEFYDKKGTYDYTKFEGPNGAKRTATEQVLYLTELVNKYPIDSIEDGMDENDWEGWKKLTKALGDRIQLVGDDLFVTNVEFLKKGIEEGCANSILIKVNQIGTLTETLDAIEMAHRNGYTSVTSHRSGETEDATIADIAVATNSGQIKTGSLSRSDRMAKYNQLLRIEEELGDLAVYGYKTYKK, from the coding sequence ATGAAAATTGAAAAAGTAGTAGGTAGAGAGATTCTTGATTCCCGTGGAAACCCGACAGTAGAAGTAGATGTGCTTCTTGAATGTGGCGCATTTGGCCGTGCAGCCGTTCCTTCCGGTGCTTCAACCGGCGAAAACGAAGCCATCGAACTTCGTGATGGCGATAAAAAACGTTATGGCGGTAAAGGTGTTCAGAAAGCCGTAGATAATGTGAACAAAATTATCGCACCTGCAATTATCGGTATGAGTGCTTTGAACCAGCGTGAGATCGACCATAAACTGATCGCTTTGGACGGAACAAAGACAAAGTCGAAGCTAGGAGCCAATGCCATGCTGGGTGTTTCACTTGCCGTAGCTAAAGCTGCCGCCAATTATCTTGACCAGCCGCTTTACCGCTATATCGGCGGAACGAATGCTTATGTATTGCCTGTTCCGATGATGAATATTATCAACGGAGGTTCGCACTCTGATGCTCCGATTGCATTCCAGGAATTCATGATCCGTCCGGTAGGCGCGAAGAGTTTCCGTGAAGGCTTACGTATGGGAGCTGAAGTATTCCATGCATTGAAGAAAGTTCTGCACGACCGTGGCCTGAGTACTGCTGTTGGTGACGAAGGTGGTTTTGCTCCCGCTCTTAACGGTACAGAGGATGCACTGGGTTCTATTATGGCTGCTATTAAAGCTGCCGGATACGAACCGGGAAAGGATGTAACTATCGCTATGGACTGCGCCTCTTCTGAATTCTACGACAAGAAAGGAACTTACGATTATACTAAATTTGAAGGTCCGAATGGTGCAAAGCGCACAGCAACAGAACAGGTGTTGTATCTGACTGAACTGGTAAATAAATATCCGATCGACTCGATCGAAGACGGTATGGATGAAAACGACTGGGAAGGTTGGAAGAAACTTACCAAGGCTTTGGGCGACCGTATCCAACTGGTTGGCGACGACCTGTTCGTGACTAACGTTGAATTTCTGAAGAAAGGAATCGAAGAAGGCTGTGCCAACTCTATCCTGATCAAAGTAAACCAGATCGGAACATTGACCGAGACACTGGATGCTATCGAAATGGCTCATCGTAACGGATATACTTCTGTCACTTCACATCGTTCGGGTGAGACGGAAGATGCGACAATCGCCGATATCGCAGTTGCTACTAACAGTGGACAGATCAAGACCGGTTCATTGAGCCGCTCAGACCGTATGGCTAAGTACAACCAGTTGCTTCGTATCGAGGAGGAATTGGGTGACCTGGCAGTTTATGGTTACAAGACTTATAAGAAATAA
- a CDS encoding MotA/TolQ/ExbB proton channel family protein, protein MKTNKSVILKTSNGVSAGIVIIVCFVLAVCFFEFVLGNPSNFMDNNPDNHPLPGNYAGTIYKGGYIVPVVITLLLTVITLSVERFIAISRSKGKKGLMGFVQTIKKDLEEGNLDAAKAACKEQQGSVANVVNAALTRYADVEQRADQTKEQKMVIIQKEIEESTALELPTMEQNLPVIATISTLGTLFGLLGTVLGMIRSFAALANAGAPDSVALSTGISEALVNTALGIATGAMAIISYNYFTSKIDNITYAIDEIGFSIVQTFAAKH, encoded by the coding sequence ATGAAAACAAATAAATCTGTTATATTAAAAACATCCAACGGCGTATCAGCCGGTATCGTTATTATCGTTTGCTTTGTCCTGGCAGTATGTTTCTTTGAATTCGTGTTAGGTAATCCTTCTAACTTTATGGATAATAATCCTGATAATCATCCGCTTCCCGGAAATTATGCGGGTACAATCTATAAAGGAGGTTATATCGTTCCTGTTGTAATCACTCTTCTATTGACTGTTATTACACTAAGTGTAGAACGTTTCATCGCTATCAGCCGCTCCAAAGGGAAAAAAGGCTTGATGGGTTTCGTGCAGACCATAAAGAAAGACCTGGAAGAAGGTAATCTGGATGCAGCAAAAGCTGCTTGTAAAGAACAGCAAGGTTCGGTTGCCAATGTCGTTAATGCGGCACTGACACGCTATGCGGATGTAGAACAAAGAGCAGACCAGACAAAAGAACAAAAGATGGTCATCATTCAGAAAGAGATTGAAGAAAGTACGGCGCTGGAGTTACCGACTATGGAACAGAACTTGCCTGTCATCGCTACGATCTCAACGTTAGGTACCTTGTTTGGATTGCTGGGAACAGTATTAGGTATGATTCGTTCGTTTGCCGCTTTGGCTAATGCGGGTGCTCCCGACTCCGTTGCTTTGTCTACTGGTATCTCTGAAGCGCTGGTTAATACGGCTTTAGGTATCGCCACCGGTGCCATGGCCATCATCTCATACAACTATTTCACCAGTAAAATAGATAATATTACCTATGCTATTGACGAGATAGGTTTCTCTATCGTACAGACATTCGCCGCTAAACACTGA
- a CDS encoding ExbD/TolR family protein — MPKIIVKRKSTFIDMTAMSDVTVLLLTFFMLTSTFIQKEPVMVTTPGSVSEIKIPETNILSILVDPDGKVFMSLDKQEDKANVLKMLGKDYGINFTDKEIYEFSLLPSFGVPIQNMQEFLNLPGSEQDRLIVNYGIPADSTNNQFKAWVQHAREVNRDLVIAIKADQQTPYPKIKNIMNTLQDLRENRYNLITTLKNVPDNA; from the coding sequence ATGCCTAAGATCATAGTAAAACGCAAGAGTACATTCATTGACATGACGGCAATGAGTGACGTAACGGTATTGCTGCTTACTTTCTTTATGCTGACATCTACCTTTATTCAGAAAGAACCGGTTATGGTAACGACACCGGGGTCTGTTTCCGAAATCAAAATACCGGAAACAAATATTCTTTCAATCCTGGTAGACCCGGACGGGAAAGTATTTATGAGCCTGGATAAACAGGAAGACAAGGCTAATGTATTGAAGATGCTGGGAAAAGATTATGGTATAAACTTTACCGACAAAGAAATATATGAATTCAGTCTGCTTCCTTCCTTCGGTGTTCCTATCCAGAATATGCAGGAGTTTCTGAATCTCCCGGGATCCGAACAAGACCGGTTAATAGTCAACTACGGAATCCCGGCCGACAGTACCAACAACCAGTTTAAAGCGTGGGTTCAACATGCCCGCGAAGTAAACCGTGACCTGGTGATTGCCATTAAAGCCGATCAACAGACTCCTTATCCGAAGATTAAGAACATTATGAACACATTGCAGGACTTGAGGGAAAACAGGTATAACCTGATCACCACTCTCAAAAATGTACCTGACAATGCCTAA
- a CDS encoding ExbD/TolR family protein: MAEVNTDKGKGDGKKGKQKKVNIRVDFTPMVDMNMLLITFFMLCTSLSKPQTMEISMPSKDHVTEAEQTKVKASKAITLILGEDSKVYYYFGEPDYEHVESLQTTDFSPTGLRNILLERNADAVQKITELKVKKLNKEISEDEFKKQAAEIKGGKDAPVVLIKATDDASYKDLVDALDEMQICNIGKYAIVDITDGDKFLVDNLKSGGELSKEIAQANKK, translated from the coding sequence ATGGCAGAAGTAAATACAGATAAAGGTAAAGGCGACGGCAAGAAAGGTAAACAGAAAAAGGTGAATATCCGTGTGGACTTTACTCCGATGGTGGATATGAACATGTTGCTGATTACTTTCTTCATGCTCTGTACTTCGCTCAGCAAACCGCAGACCATGGAGATCAGTATGCCGTCGAAAGACCATGTGACGGAAGCCGAACAGACGAAAGTAAAAGCCTCCAAAGCCATCACTCTTATACTGGGTGAAGACAGCAAGGTGTATTACTATTTCGGCGAACCGGATTACGAACATGTTGAATCGCTGCAAACTACCGACTTCTCTCCCACCGGATTACGTAACATTCTTTTGGAACGTAACGCCGATGCGGTACAGAAGATTACGGAACTGAAAGTAAAAAAGCTGAATAAAGAAATCTCCGAAGATGAGTTCAAAAAGCAAGCCGCAGAAATAAAAGGAGGTAAAGACGCACCGGTCGTACTGATCAAAGCTACCGACGATGCTTCTTACAAAGACCTGGTGGATGCACTCGACGAAATGCAGATTTGCAACATAGGTAAATATGCAATTGTCGATATCACTGACGGAGACAAATTCCTGGTTGATAATCTAAAAAGCGGGGGCGAACTTTCCAAGGAGATCGCCCAGGCGAATAAAAAATGA
- a CDS encoding energy transducer TonB, whose protein sequence is MNNINLNSPEWTDLIFKGKNKEYGAYELRKNSSRRHIRALIVVTIGAILVMTIPALIKSVIPQHTKEQVLEVTTLSNLQMETKVPEENQIRNIEAPPPPVLKSTIKFTPPVIKADKDVRDEEEIKTQEELTTSKLAISVADVKGSDSDDAIDIADLKDNKEVIEEETTPYVAVEQMPQFPGGNEALLKYISTHLKYPVIAAENGIEGTVTLRFVVSPTGEVTKVEILRQLDPSCDKEAIRVIKSLPQWVPGKQNGKPVPVYFTVPVRFRLQ, encoded by the coding sequence ATTAATAATATAAATCTAAACTCACCGGAATGGACCGATTTGATCTTCAAAGGAAAGAATAAAGAATACGGAGCTTATGAGCTACGCAAAAATTCTTCCCGCAGACATATTCGTGCCTTGATCGTCGTTACCATCGGAGCAATCCTGGTAATGACCATTCCGGCTTTAATCAAATCTGTCATCCCGCAACATACCAAAGAGCAGGTACTGGAAGTTACGACACTTTCCAACCTGCAGATGGAAACAAAGGTGCCGGAAGAAAATCAAATTCGTAATATTGAGGCCCCACCTCCTCCCGTACTGAAAAGTACGATCAAATTTACTCCGCCTGTCATCAAAGCGGATAAAGATGTAAGGGATGAAGAGGAGATCAAAACACAAGAAGAGCTGACCACATCCAAGTTGGCTATCTCTGTTGCCGATGTAAAAGGCTCTGACAGTGATGACGCAATCGACATCGCCGACCTGAAAGATAACAAAGAAGTGATCGAAGAGGAAACGACTCCTTACGTAGCTGTTGAACAGATGCCGCAATTCCCCGGTGGGAACGAAGCTCTGCTGAAATACATCAGTACCCATTTAAAGTATCCGGTTATCGCTGCTGAAAATGGTATCGAAGGAACAGTCACACTCCGTTTTGTTGTCAGTCCGACAGGCGAAGTCACCAAGGTTGAGATCCTAAGACAGTTGGATCCTTCCTGCGACAAAGAGGCGATACGTGTTATCAAGTCTCTTCCGCAATGGGTCCCGGGAAAACAAAATGGTAAACCTGTACCGGTCTATTTCACTGTCCCGGTACGCTTCAGATTGCAATAA
- a CDS encoding PstS family phosphate ABC transporter substrate-binding protein encodes MRNLLYIIILAVLASCNSKNSNSPDDTPTSGVIAIASDGCFTPIIEEEIAVFESLYKEAGIVPYFSGETETINRLLHDSTRLAIASRPLTQEETEYMNGRKLFPKSIHIATDAIALITNRQNTDSLIGIPVLKEILTGKIKDWDEFATDNKSGKIEVVFDNPNSGTVRYAIDSICGGEPLSGNLHAMKDNRQVMDYVSKTPGALGIIGVNWISNPLDSTCMSFLDDIKVMAVSRYKKATVTNSFKPYQAYIALKEYPMTRSVYLILSEPRMGLASGFTTFITSDRGQRIILKSGILPVTQPVRLVNVRDQL; translated from the coding sequence ATGAGAAATCTATTATATATAATAATATTAGCGGTGTTAGCTTCATGCAACAGCAAGAATAGCAATTCGCCGGATGACACTCCTACGAGCGGTGTAATAGCAATTGCCTCCGACGGTTGCTTTACTCCGATCATAGAAGAAGAGATCGCCGTGTTTGAAAGTCTTTATAAAGAGGCTGGTATAGTTCCCTACTTCTCCGGTGAAACAGAAACGATCAACCGCTTATTACATGACAGTACACGGTTGGCAATCGCTTCACGACCGCTAACCCAGGAAGAGACTGAATATATGAACGGCAGAAAGCTATTTCCCAAAAGTATTCATATCGCAACCGATGCTATCGCTTTAATCACAAACAGACAAAATACAGACTCTCTGATCGGCATTCCGGTATTAAAAGAGATACTGACAGGCAAGATCAAGGATTGGGATGAGTTTGCTACGGATAATAAGTCTGGAAAAATAGAAGTGGTATTCGACAATCCGAATTCCGGTACTGTTCGTTATGCTATCGATTCAATCTGTGGCGGAGAACCGTTGAGTGGTAATCTTCATGCTATGAAAGATAACCGGCAAGTAATGGATTATGTATCTAAAACTCCGGGAGCACTAGGTATCATTGGAGTAAACTGGATCAGTAACCCACTGGATTCAACATGTATGAGTTTTCTGGACGATATAAAAGTGATGGCAGTCAGTCGTTACAAAAAAGCGACCGTTACCAATAGCTTTAAACCGTATCAGGCATACATAGCCCTAAAGGAATATCCAATGACAAGGTCTGTTTACCTGATCCTGTCAGAACCGCGTATGGGGCTGGCTTCCGGTTTTACCACCTTTATCACCAGCGACCGGGGGCAACGGATCATTCTCAAATCCGGAATTCTTCCAGTTACACAACCTGTCCGGTTGGTCAATGTTAGAGATCAATTATAA
- a CDS encoding tetratricopeptide repeat protein, which yields MIKNLYILILSLVAIAIHADNQQGIAYYKAGEPAIASQLFNKQLNGSPSEQAEALYYLGEIAFDAGKTTDALANYQKGWAVSSDYAYNKVGEGKVLLKTDKSAAQKAFDTATKVDKKNVPVYVAIARAYSTYGMNSEAKAALDNAKKYNINDPSIYIYEGDMLISEDKPGDAAGRYEQALHFDPSCKEAYLKYANVYQGVQPALSIEMLEKVITNYPDYLPAYNALGNIYSLQGTYSKAVAAYKTYIAGGLYSIDNLIHYASALFFNKQYAEASQVINEGQAIDPNNFLLKRLCIYNNYETKAYEKGLEEINTFFNDPDAKYIWQDYLYYGRLLNKAKQYDKAAEALLKAIKENPAHTEVYKDLAEVYSNSEKDSEAINAYTQYIESLGKESEAADYYQLGKYYYSAATKDSLEASNYLAKADSLFAIVKERVPDSHLGSLWQARTQSQLDLETEQGLAKPYYETCIPMLEKDKDKYRNELTECYRYLAYYYYLKQEMDSSKSYWNKILLIDPSNATAQEALENIK from the coding sequence ATGATAAAGAATTTATATATACTCATCTTAAGCCTGGTAGCGATAGCTATCCACGCTGATAACCAACAAGGAATTGCTTATTATAAAGCCGGTGAACCGGCTATTGCAAGCCAGCTTTTCAATAAACAGTTAAACGGTTCTCCCTCAGAACAGGCAGAAGCGCTCTATTACCTGGGGGAAATAGCCTTCGACGCCGGAAAAACGACCGATGCCCTGGCTAACTATCAAAAAGGTTGGGCTGTTTCTTCCGATTACGCTTATAATAAGGTGGGAGAAGGAAAAGTATTACTAAAAACAGACAAGTCGGCAGCCCAAAAAGCATTTGATACAGCAACCAAAGTTGATAAGAAAAATGTACCGGTTTACGTGGCCATTGCCAGAGCTTATTCAACTTATGGAATGAATTCAGAGGCAAAAGCTGCTCTCGACAATGCCAAAAAGTATAACATCAATGATCCGTCAATTTACATATACGAAGGCGATATGTTAATCAGTGAAGATAAACCGGGAGATGCTGCTGGCAGATATGAACAAGCCCTTCACTTCGATCCCTCCTGTAAAGAAGCCTATCTTAAATATGCAAATGTTTACCAAGGTGTCCAGCCTGCATTATCCATAGAAATGCTTGAAAAAGTAATTACAAACTATCCAGATTATCTTCCTGCCTATAATGCACTTGGTAATATTTATTCATTACAGGGAACGTACTCCAAAGCTGTAGCTGCATATAAAACATATATCGCAGGAGGTCTTTACTCTATTGACAACCTGATTCATTATGCATCTGCTTTGTTCTTCAACAAGCAATATGCAGAAGCAAGTCAGGTAATTAATGAAGGACAGGCTATCGATCCCAATAATTTCCTGTTGAAACGTCTATGTATTTATAATAACTATGAAACGAAGGCATATGAAAAAGGACTTGAAGAAATCAATACATTCTTCAATGATCCGGATGCTAAATACATATGGCAGGATTACTTATACTACGGTCGCTTACTCAACAAAGCCAAGCAGTACGATAAAGCTGCAGAAGCATTGCTAAAAGCAATAAAAGAGAACCCGGCTCACACAGAAGTATACAAAGACCTTGCTGAAGTATATAGTAATAGTGAAAAGGATTCTGAGGCGATTAATGCCTATACACAGTATATAGAGTCATTAGGTAAAGAATCGGAAGCGGCCGATTATTATCAACTGGGTAAATACTATTATTCTGCAGCGACAAAAGATAGCTTAGAAGCCAGTAACTACTTGGCGAAGGCAGATAGCTTGTTTGCCATAGTAAAAGAACGTGTACCAGACAGTCATCTAGGTAGTTTATGGCAAGCGCGAACACAATCTCAACTGGATCTGGAAACAGAGCAGGGATTAGCTAAACCTTATTATGAGACCTGTATTCCTATGCTGGAAAAAGATAAAGACAAATATCGTAATGAATTAACGGAATGTTATCGCTATCTGGCTTATTACTATTATCTTAAACAGGAAATGGACAGTTCCAAATCATACTGGAATAAGATATTGTTAATCGATCCGTCTAATGCTACGGCACAAGAAGCATTGGAAAATATAAAATAA